Below is a genomic region from Raphanus sativus cultivar WK10039 chromosome 4, ASM80110v3, whole genome shotgun sequence.
CAGAGTTGAAGCTACAAAACGCGAGGTTGTGGACGATTGTCTGCATTGTCATCATTCACAAGCAAGAAGCTAAGACAGACGTCGCCTCTTTGGCGCCCCCTTGTACTCTAAATAGGAATAAACAACACATTAGCCTCAGAAAAGAACACACTTTGCTTCTCTTCCCAAAGGAGAGTATTCAGAAGTTGAAACCAAGTTCAACGGAATTTAGTACAGAACAGAGTTTGCATCGCCACTTAATAGATataggagagaagagagattaCCTGGTGGCTGGTGTAAAGAGAGAAACGCAGAGTTCTGTCTGACACTCCAGACGAGCTCGGAAGGAGGGAAGAAGAAGGGACTTTAAGGATAACTCGTGGTTCCATGATTTCAGGACCTATCGGTCTGATTTTCGGTTTAATTTcaatttacttttggtttaatCTTATCCTTtaaccgatttttttttttggaaccactGTGACAAAACTCATAACAAAGGAAGGAGAGCAAGGGAGATGATATTacatgagaaagagagagactgAGAAGACATATTACTACATTACTCTCTGTTGTTACCCAACAAAAACATATACACAAAGaaagaaatacaaatatgaGATTCCCTGCTCATCCATATCCATAGAGAGAGTCCCCTaccaaaacaaattaatttaaaaaaaaaaaatctcatttttttAATGTCTAACAACAACACCATACAACATAATCACCAAAATGATAATCAGACGCAACCCTCCAAacgcaccaccaccaccaccaccaccaccccgAAACCCTGCAAACACACACATGTTCAAAACGCACCGTGTCATTGCACTCTTCTTTAAGACTGTAGATTTACATTGCCAATGGAAAAACTAAAGCGTACCGTGATTCCTAAGAGTCTGAGATGTTGGCAATGCAGGTAATGACATCTCTGCACAACattcattttttaaagtaaaaaattcaGTCACAAGGCAAACAAATAAAGAGTGAGagctagaaaaagaagaagtaaagaGTGCAATCAATGTTTACCAGGAGCACAGAGCGACAAAGAAGACATTGACGATGAAGATGGCCATGGCGCAGCTATGTTATCCGTCAAATCACATGTAAAACTGTACCCTGTCGTGTTGTCAAATATCAAGTCTGCTGGATAGCTTCTCAGTAGACATCCTTGTTGCATTCCATATGCTGCTTATCCCCACCCCCAAAGGCATATCCAAGAAAACAAgtaacagagagagagataatgTCAGGGGAGAGAGAGGGAAAAAACAAGTACAGTTTTATTTGGAGAGTCTAAAAACAAAGCATTAACTTACCTTGGACACTGAAATCTTTGAGATCCACGTCACAAAGCTCATATATATTCGTCATGACCCCACCTTTCCGTAACATAGAACCCATGACTGTTGCACACACTATAGCCTGCTTGTTTGTTATTAGCATTTGGTTCCGTATCCCTGAGATATACGCATTCAACGAGCTACAGCAAGACGGGCTTGGAGCAGCCACATTACGGCAAGCCTTGATCACTTCTGTTGGCTCCTTAATCTCCAAGGGACAAGCTGTATGCAACCCCCCACAGTGCACACATCAAAAAACCATACATACAAACGAGAGAAAGAGATGAGGAAAGGTAAGCAGATAGAGAGTTCAGTACCTTTGTTAACTTTGCAGGACGATAATATCCTAAACGCAGTGTTGGCTTTGTCTGCTGGAAGCTTCCTCGCAATATACGAAAACACCACGTTTTTGCAGTCGTTAAGTGCATTGACGTTGTTGTTTGATCCCTCCCCAACCGTCGTCTGGTGTCCTGAGATTATAAGCGAAGCTTCCATAATCGCACCTTGGCAAACCAGTCTGCAACACTCTTTAAGAGGATCAACGGTGCGACAGGCGTCCAGCAACTTGCTGCTGTTGACAGCTTTCTCGAACGCTGCCACATCTTGCACAGGACAAGAACCTCCGGTTAGATTCGAGGACGTCACGGAGCAAAGCGCAGGTATCGTCATGTTGGCTCTCTTGCTGACGAGGATGCTGACGATATCTGAAAAACAATCTGCAGCAACCGCATCAGGGAGAACCAACTTATCCGACTTCACGTCATGCTGTCCTTGGAATATATGAAGTAAGCTAACGAACTGCGGACAGCAAATCACGTTTCCAACGAGCGCAGCGAAGGGTTGGGAACAATCAGAGGCCGCTGTGTCGATAACGGTGGAGAGTGTTTGAAAGTCTGCGGTGCATTTTCCGGTTAGCTTTGGTTGGTAAGTGTCGGGGAAAGTAGGGTACATTGGTGGTGTCCAAGGGAGAGGAGGGGATGTGTATTTGGGGATGACGGAGGGAGATACTTGGATGGGACCGGAGACTCCGATGCCAGGTGGGTTTGCTAACTCAGCGGTAGTGGATTTGCTAGTATGCTGCTTCTCATGAACCTTGGATTGTGCAGAGGCAGCAGCTACATCTTGGAAGCTTGATAGCCAGATAATAAATAACAAGAAGGGGTGAACCAAACAGCCTGGTAAGAGGAAGCAAGTCACACCGGTTAGGAAACAACAAACAGTCTCTAAAGAGCCCATGGAGAGTTATTCAGTTTCAACACGGTAGTCAGTTAGAAGCCATGACCCAAGAAGAAAGTTAGTAGCTTTCGACAAACCCATTGGAGATAAATAAGTAGCAGCTTCTTCAGGGTAATAGACATCTATCTACAGGAGAAGGGTTTATGAATCTTTATCTATAAGCTCTGTTATGTTGCCAACCATATCAGTCTATGTGCCTCTCTTATCATGAaaccaaggaaaaaaaaatggtgtCATCTAACAAAGCATATACTTAATTGAATTCAAGAGCAGACAGAGATAGATCCTCTTAGTTATTCGGATCCAACATAAAGAACTAAGAAAGGTTACCACTTTATTGTTCTCCACAGAATCATTCAGACAAACTAAGTTccccaaaataaaataaaagaataaaaaaatctcGAATTGGAAATGATTTAAGAGAAAGGGataggtagaagaagaagaagatacctGAGAACTTAACCATCCTCCTCCCTCTGCAAAATCAAACCATTGTTTCGGACGGGGGAGGAGCTAAGGGAGGGAGCTTGAGAGATTGAAAACACGTTCGGATTCTGAGAGAGAGATAAATCGATTACCgaaagatgaagaagagcgTTTCGTTGGTTCGTTAGCAGAGGGGGAagaagagtgagagagagaaagagagatgaagGAATGAAaccacacacacaaacacacaaaagGGAAAGCAGAAAAGGGACTTACTTTacctttctctctcttccttcactcctgttttttttttcttttcattctaCCGTAATTAGGCATGGTCTTAAAAAAGGTGATGACTCATCATTATCAAAATCCATcattaatcctttttttttcttttcttcttacttTTCCAATTCTTTTTTAATCCTgtgtatataataaaatttacttaGAAATGCTATAAcgtaaatattataattgatgATTTGTTGATAacttgatatatataaaatgattatgCAACAGAGTTTTGGTGTTAGAAAGATTGCAAATAATGGACATAAATCTGATTGATGTTGACTTTAAGATTTGTATTATTAATAGCTTAGGAATCCAAAGACAAGAGACCACCATCCTTCAGTTTAGATTTTTGTTGTTGCTTATGTCCACATTCTCTGTTTTGAGGTTTAattaataatcattttatatagataaagcTTATCTTTATCTTATACAAAAGCAACTATTACTCGCCCAGATTCAGTCGGGTCGGGTCGGATGACAGCAACATCGGGTGGGCATGGATACAATGTAAGATATGCCCCCCGATCAAGTTGAAATTTACATGAAAACCAAATATAAGTgttcttgagagagagagagagtaaacaaAAAGGAAGGCTACAAATATTACAAAACACAAACTGGTGACAGATTCAACATGAACACGAATTTTTAGCATTTACCATTTtaaacggaaaaaaaaaagactaaagcTGATTTCGACAAGAACTTAAGTATAATATAGTATAAGCAAGAAAGAACAAACATCATAATCGAGGGAAAAAGTCACTCAGCTAGCCAGATGGTTTGGAGAATTGTTGAACATACTGTGCCACATGTATGCTCTTGACAAAACCATCTCCAGTTCTTGGTCTGTCCACGTTTGTGTTGGCAGGTGTTGCAGGAACATTACCATCTCTTGAAAGTCCAGCTTCTTCAGCTCATCTGACCACTGCATTTTGTTCATAACACACAACTTGCATTCAATTCCTCTCTTAGTttaaaacaacaaacaaacaccTCCAAAATTGACTGTGAAGACTCTTTTCCTTCAGATTAATTTTTCTTACCGTCAAGAGAAAGCTAGCATATATATACACTAGGAAGTCCGGCAATGCATCTCCTTCAGCAAGATATGTGTCCCATAGGCGGTTGATGAGACTGAACGGGATCTACAAAGCACAAAGGGTTTTGTCAGGTTTcataacaaacaaaacaaaaaaacttttgGGGTCTAAGAAACGATGGTGTCTAACCTCACGTATCAGAAGACAGTTATACCACCGGAAAGCAAACTGAAGAAACTCTAGTCCTTGTTCTTCCATGTGTCTTGCAACGGGTTCTAGTAAATGCGATTTGAGAAAAATGTTAGCTCTACATCCTTTACAAAAAAATCAGGCCTAAACTGTAAGCTATGTGGCTATTTGTGAATTAATGCACTAGCAAATGCATTATGATAGCATCAAGCGTCGTGACAAGCCAATTAGCAGAAACTAGATCTTATCACTCAATGACATCAACTCATCAAAAGGTGACATGCATATAGATTGGCGAACATTGTCAAGGACACAGTCTTCAAATTTCCGAGAAATGCAGAAAATGTTGATAAAAGCCCTCGTggtaaacaaaatgaaaaatgacCCAAGGGCATTGATTTTTAGCATGTCATGAGTTGTTCTGCTAAAATCACCAAAGACATATCTAGTTATAAGATTAAGCAGCGTAAGGAACCTTACCGTCAATACGCCTGACTAATTCCTTAAGCTTAAACACAAGTCTCTGGATTCCAGGTTGCGCAAAAGTGTAATGATCTTGCATACCATCAAGTAGCTTTGTCAAGCACCAGTAACAATCCGCCTCTACATCTGAGACTTTTGCAGCAGATAGATCGGACATTGACCAATTCTCTACGTCGCCTTCTAAATACTCTGACAAGAATATAACTAGAAAGGGAGTGACCAGATCATTTATTCCCTGAACATATCCACTCGCTGGATGCCTAATGGCCCTGCATTACGCAGCATATTTAAATTTCAGATTTAGCTTTCAACGTATTTTTCCAACTGATTGTTAAGGTGACAGAAGAACAAGTTTAATCACAGCATGCACTCTATAACTCACCATGTGTAGAGAATACGCTCTAATGATTTCTGCACCTGTGCTTGCTGAAAGAAACTGACGTCTGGTACAGTCCTTGGACAGTCAACAGCAATCTGGAAAAGAATACAACTGCTAAGAGACTTTTGAAAATTAGGTCAGAGAAGCACTGAGACAACGAGGGAAAAACCTGGCGAAGCATATTGATCTCATCATCAGAACGTTCGGAATCCGGGAGGTCATAAAACTGGCCAACAGATTCAAGATACTCAAGACGTTTCCTTCTCAGAACAGCCTCCCGTCTATCTGAATTAGGTGGTGCATATCCCTGTTTGTcagtttatatttaaatttaaaatagtcaAAGTAAACCAAAAAGGCAAAAAAAATGTTGCCACATAATTATGCAGATGAGATACCATACTAAACTATCTGacaaataattgaaaaaaaaaaaactataaaacaatatatatgatGGATCAGTATAGTAAATAGAGATTGTTATAAAGAAACAAGAGATTGCACTGTAAAATAGAAGGAGAATGTAAGTAAAGAGATTAAAAGTCAGAATGACAAGAAGTTCAATATTAAGTATATGATTTAAATGTGAAGTATGGGGTAGAGCGTAGCAGCGTACCAAGAGAAGGCGCCAGACATCAGGGCGCATATAGTGGGGGACACCACTCCACGCTAGTTCACGCAGCTTCTCTACAAGGTAAGAAGATGAAATTAACCAAATGAAAGAAGATAGAAAGCCATGTTCTTGCAAGTGATATAACTTAAACCTTGGACAAGAGTATTATCATCCACAGTGAATAATAGTAAGCAACGAAACTACATGAAAGGCAAAGTGTAGAGAGAGAGTACCTAAAATGACAGTAGTTTCGGAAAGAACTTTGTTGAACTTCATAACTCTAGCGTAATCGCTTGATCGACCACCTATCTTGAGGTTTTGGACTTGTTTGGCAAGCTGCTCCCCACTAGAGGAGTTTGACCGTAGCTTACCGGCGTATGTATTATCATGTTTCTTGCTTGAATTATTATCTTCCACCTGCCAATAATTAATCTCTTCTCACAAAATTGTTGAACTTTtcccaagaagaagaagagaaaaaagtCTAAAGTCATTTTTACCTCGACGGGATTGTCCGAACGCTCGTTTCTACCGGCGTCATTCTCCGACAAGCTACGGTGATAAGTAGGAGAGATTGGTTCGGGAGTAAGATCGGGTCTCCTAGTCAGCAATACCTTACCAGGTATACTCCTTCCTTTCAGAAATCTTATATAACCGAAACTTAAATCAGCAAAACTATTAAGAGTATCGTGATTCAATTGTCAGTTAGATCTAAAAGGAAATGCAAGATCTGCGCGGAGGAAAACATTTGAAAGTCGATTTGATTGGTTGATTGATTACCCCTGGACGTTCTTGAGAGTTTGATTGAATCTGGAATCGTCGCGCTTttgttgctcctcttctctacgctccatgttttttttctttctttctcactTCTGATTATTCCGATGTTCAGAGATGGTGGTTCTGATTGAGACTTTGGGTTCCATTGCTTTCCATCGATCTCAACTCTCTAAAAAGCCATCGGGGGAGAGGAGACAAGGTGGTGAGTGATTTAGAAACAAGTTAATAACTAATTTACTTGCTTTGAAGGCGACTTTGTTTGATTTAGTTATGTGcactaaaaataactaaaaagtaaagtttattttaaaaataattaatgggaAGCTTTTTCTTACAGAAAGTATCATAAACATCACATGAGTGACATACATTTGAGTTTGAATATATCTTTCTCAATTAATCATTTTCATAGACCTAAAGTTGAAAGCAAAGGAGAAATGTGATCACATGAATCTACTCTGCAAAAAAATAAGGAGATAAACTTCTTATTCAGATCAATGAGGGGGGGGAGGAGCTCAAGGCTCTCTCTCTATGAGATGGGTCTCTCTGCGTCCATTCGCTCAATCACccttcttgcttcttcttccgTTCCTGGAACCACATTCCTTATCTTCCATCCATCTTTCATCGCTTCAGGTCTCACACTGAATGTGAAGTAGAATCTGTTCGATACCTACCCACACACCAAAAACATCACATCACATCACCCTCacatttgttatttcaaatcCCATCCCTAATGTGCATCGctcagtttttttatttaaacttacTTCGCTAGACCTGAGCTCTGGACTTGTCACATGAGCTATAACCTCGATGTTTATTAGCGGTTCTGCTGAATTAGTAGCTTCCGTGTACAGTATGCGTGATTTGAAACGAAGGAAGTTTCCAACATCCACCTGCACCCACCAccagagataaaaaaaaaacacctccTCAATCGATGATTTACCATAATCACTGTTTTATTTGAAAATGAGACACACTCACAGGTTTGATAAAATCGACACGGTCGACTTCAAGGAAACGTGGCGAAACCCCAGCGAAGGTGTAAGCATTGGAGAAAGCCAGCTCAAAGGCCTTGCGCATCAAGAAGCCTCCAAATATCCTACCATGAATATTCCGTTGCTGTGGCTGACAAATCAACGAGTTCTCATGGTAAGTATCCTTGATTAGGATGCTGTTCCTGTCTGCAAGAGCTGGCATGTCCAGGAATACTCGTCCTTCTGCCAATAAATCATTTAGCCTCTCTAAGTCCTTCAACTTCTCTTGCTCTTCTTTACCTTGTGCTCTCTTTTGTTTCCGTAATTTGTTCCTCTCTTCTGCTTCTTTCCAGAGCATTTTTTCATGTTCAGTTTCTGGAGTGACCTGGTTGATTGGAGTTGACTTGCCTGTCTTGGCATCTCGAGCTACAAACGTAAAGTTTGCTTCAAGAGCAACTGACTCAGAGGGGTTGTTGGCATCTGTAAAATCTTACTGTTAGAATATTCAGCAAAGCAACAGGTCATTTACTAAAAAAAGTCATTTACTGTGATGAAAAATGTTAATGGGAGGAGACTGTCCAagtttttaaggaaaaaaaaaagcattacTCATTGCGTACAGAGATGTTACTGAATGAAAAGGTACAGTGAAAGTCATATTCTGTTCCAATGAGGACATGTTATTAGGGAATATGTCTATCAACGAAAAACTGAATGAAGGCAAATCaaatctcaaaacttgcttCAACTGCATTTACCAGTTCAAGCATGAAACACAACATAACCCTTCTAACTTGGAATACAATCAGCTCAAGCGTGAAACAGAGCATAACCCTTCTAAATTCGAACTCAATCTGTTTTTTTTGCTTATCTTACTAGCAAAATGAAATACAAACAATCCAGAGTGTCTATCATCTATATATCTTACCATGCACGTTGGTTCAGATGAAAACGAAATGATATAATCAACAAAGAGGAGAGAGTAAAAGTCATTACTCATTAGAGACAAAAAGAAACTGATATATACATACCTTGAGTTTGGAGTACTTGTAATTGCATCTCCATGGAAGATCTCCCAACCCATGTAACAGCGCCTACAATACTAAGATCAGCATCCACACGAATTGGCCTTCTCATGATAATCCTATCCACAGAAGCCGTCACCAAAATCATCGACCTCGCACTCCCATCACCACTACTGCAATGCTGTTACATTGTTTTTTGCAAAAGCACATCACTAAGCTAAATCCTTTCACAATCAA
It encodes:
- the LOC108855921 gene encoding uncharacterized GPI-anchored protein At1g61900, whose translation is MVKFSGCLVHPFLLFIIWLSSFQDVAAASAQSKVHEKQHTSKSTTAELANPPGIGVSGPIQVSPSVIPKYTSPPLPWTPPMYPTFPDTYQPKLTGKCTADFQTLSTVIDTAASDCSQPFAALVGNVICCPQFVSLLHIFQGQHDVKSDKLVLPDAVAADCFSDIVSILVSKRANMTIPALCSVTSSNLTGGSCPVQDVAAFEKAVNSSKLLDACRTVDPLKECCRLVCQGAIMEASLIISGHQTTVGEGSNNNVNALNDCKNVVFSYIARKLPADKANTAFRILSSCKVNKACPLEIKEPTEVIKACRNVAAPSPSCCSSLNAYISGIRNQMLITNKQAIVCATVMGSMLRKGGVMTNIYELCDVDLKDFSVQAYGMQQGCLLRSYPADLIFDNTTGYSFTCDLTDNIAAPWPSSSSMSSLSLCAPEMSLPALPTSQTLRNHGFRGGGGGGGGAFGGLRLIIILVIMLYGVVVRH
- the LOC108854150 gene encoding GTPase-activating protein GYP1, whose translation is MERREEEQQKRDDSRFNQTLKNVQGFLKGRSIPGKVLLTRRPDLTPEPISPTYHRSLSENDAGRNERSDNPVEVEDNNSSKKHDNTYAGKLRSNSSSGEQLAKQVQNLKIGGRSSDYARVMKFNKVLSETTVILEKLRELAWSGVPHYMRPDVWRLLLGYAPPNSDRREAVLRRKRLEYLESVGQFYDLPDSERSDDEINMLRQIAVDCPRTVPDVSFFQQAQVQKSLERILYTWAIRHPASGYVQGINDLVTPFLVIFLSEYLEGDVENWSMSDLSAAKVSDVEADCYWCLTKLLDGMQDHYTFAQPGIQRLVFKLKELVRRIDEPVARHMEEQGLEFLQFAFRWYNCLLIREIPFSLINRLWDTYLAEGDALPDFLVYIYASFLLTWSDELKKLDFQEMVMFLQHLPTQTWTDQELEMVLSRAYMWHSMFNNSPNHLAS
- the LOC108854148 gene encoding acyl-coenzyme A thioesterase 4, mitochondrial — encoded protein: MRSSSARKLLSHSLRRNRAVPGSRFPSSTSCHSQRMWNSTAAPPPPDENPDQNSIDAGSSMRKPVSLWPGMYHSPVTNALWEARRNMFETPTGSSQSELTAKTPSRSRTSILYKFSSDFVLREQYRNPWNEIRTGKLVEDLDALAGTISFKHCSSGDGSARSMILVTASVDRIIMRRPIRVDADLSIVGAVTWVGRSSMEMQLQVLQTQDANNPSESVALEANFTFVARDAKTGKSTPINQVTPETEHEKMLWKEAEERNKLRKQKRAQGKEEQEKLKDLERLNDLLAEGRVFLDMPALADRNSILIKDTYHENSLICQPQQRNIHGRIFGGFLMRKAFELAFSNAYTFAGVSPRFLEVDRVDFIKPVDVGNFLRFKSRILYTEATNSAEPLINIEVIAHVTSPELRSSEVSNRFYFTFSVRPEAMKDGWKIRNVVPGTEEEARRVIERMDAERPIS